AAAAGGACGGGAGTTTTTACCTATAATGTTTTCTCCCCTTCTATATGTCTTTCAGGTTGAGCTTGTTGTTGGTCAGTTCAGAAGAGCCAAAGGAAGAGTTGATGCACCCAATGTCGAGCTGTATGAGGATCTCTTATCTCTTTATGACAAGAGCAATGACACATTGGCTGATCCAACAGTAATAAGGAGAGTGGCTGGAAAATTACAACTTATGGGAATAGCGGACCTCACCCAAGAATCCATAGCTTTGCACGAGATGGTATCTGCCAGTGGTGGGGATCCAGGGGAGAGCATAGAGAAGATGTCAATGCTACTGAAGAAAATCAAGGATTTTGTGCAGACTGAAAATCCGAACTTAGATTCTCCTGCACAGGAAAAGTCAAAGTGCAGTGGACAAGCGTCTGCAGATGGGACCCAAAAATTGCCTGTTATACCAGATGATTTCCGTTGTCCAATTTCCCTTGAGCTGATGAGAGACCCTGTTATTGTCTCCACGGGGCAGGTAGCTTTCCTATTgcttataatttcttttttcaaatcaaCTTGGGACAACATTTAAGCGTCACTGATACCCTTTTTTTTGTGTATAGACTTATGAGCGTTCCTGTATAGAGAAATGGCTGGAAGCAGGGCATGGCACTTGTCCAAAGACGCAACAAACACTCACGAGCACTGCCCTAACCCCCAACTATGTTCTGCGCAGCCTCATCGCCCAGTGGTGTGAGGCAAATGGAATTGAACCACCAAAACGACCCAATTCTCGACCCAATAAGACTTTATCGGCTTGCTCGCCTGCTGAACGAACCAAGATAGAAACTCTTCTCCGTAAGCTTACATCCAATAGTCCCGAAGATCAGCGGTCAGCTGCTGGTGAAATTCGCCTTCTAGCCAAACGCAATGCTGATAACCGTGTCGCCATTGCTGAAGCTGGTGCTATTCCTCTACTTGTTGGCTTGCTCTCCACTCCTGATTCCCGCACTCAAGAGCATGCTGTTACTGCACTTCTCAACCTTTCAATATGCGAGGACAACAAAGGAAGCATCATATTCTCTGGCGCAGTGCCTGGTATTGTGCACGTGCTGAAGAAAGGGAGCATGGAAGCACGAGAAAATGCAGCGGCCGCGCTATTTAGCCTCTCAGTTGTGGATGAAAATAAGGTCACGATTGGTGGATCAGGGGCAATCCCGCCACTAGTAACCCTACTTAGTGAAGGTACACAAAGGGGCAAGAAAGATGCTGCAACAGCATTATTTAACTTGTGCATATACCAAGGGAACAAAGGCAAGGCAGTGAGGGCAGGAATTGTGCCCACGTTGATGCGGCTGCTCACCGAGCCCCAAGGTGGAATGGTGGATGAGGCACTAGCAATACTAGCGATACTGTCTAGCCATCCTGAAGGCAAGGCAGCCATTGGAGCTGCCGAGGCATTGCCAGTTTTGGTAGAGGTAATTCGGAATGGGTCAGCCAGGAACAAAGAGAATGCCGCTGCAGTTTTGGTCCACCTCTGTTCAGGTGACCAGCAATACATGATAGAAGCTCAGGAACTCGGAGTGATGGGGCCGCTGGTTGATCTATCACAAAATGGTACGGAGAGGGCCAAACGAAAGGCTGCACAGTTGCTTGAGCGAATGAACAGATTTGTCGAGCAGCAGAAGCTTGCCCAGGCACAAGCGGAGGCTCAGAACCAGCAGTCCCGGCCGCCCGCCTCAGCAAACGCTGTTGATAGTTGAGaatttctgttctctctctctctctttctcaaccATGTTCTTCCGGTTCTTTCTTTGAAGTATTTTAGGGGGGTTTGGCTTCAAATTAGAAGGGGCAGGTGGAAGATCACCACCCCcgcttttctttttatttaagttattattaattgcttttgtttttttgtggGTTGGGGACCATACTCCCAAGAAATTTACCTACAGAATTAGCATCAAAGGAGAAAACAAAATGAAGTGCTGAAATGTGATAACATTTAATGTTTTTGAGTGTACCTTTGTAACTACTAGTAGTACTACAACTGTAAGCAGCATCCTCAGTTTTTTAATTGAAGGAGATGTTTCCCTTTATTCCATTCAATCTGTTTCATAATTGCACGTGTCGTATCTTCCTCTACTTCTTTCCGTCAATGCTCCATATTCCAGCGAACGTCAAGCTTCACCAACTTCCGTATTCATAAGCCTCCTTCCGCTTCGGGACCGGcgatagaaaaacaaaaaccacatTTAAGAGAAATCATTAATGGGAATTTGCTTGGAAATCCAGCCGACATTGTAGTTGAATCTattaagcacgcttaatttggCACAATTACAGAATTATTAAGTGACAAgatgggttttattttatttttttatacatagaaaatcataaaaaaaatattcacattAAAAgacatgaaaatttttaaatctaaaatcTCATACCTACAATCATAGCTAGGTCACCGCTCAAACTATCTTTGGTGACcaaactttttttctttttttttttttatatagatcATATGTTTgactattatttatattattatttattttttaaaattacattctGATTCAGTATATCCATCCGACATCATCTCTTGACTCTTGTCTAACTTCTAAATGGAGGGAATTCAAGGCATTTAAGAAAGTCACTGAACCATCAACCATTACCTCAGGATTAATGGGTCATCAAACGGCCCAACCGAATTTCCCTTATGGGCCAGGCTCCAACTTATGGCCCTCGGCTTTCAAGCCTAGACTTTTACCTCCGAGTTGTGCCCATTGAGAATTGTGGATCCTATATCTCTCCACcttcactttttattttattaattaattaattggtgtTGCCACTCTTTTAACCAACTAAATGGAGATATTCATAATTTAACTTTAATCTTGGAATATAgagtgccccccccccccccccccccccccctccttttTTGGGTCAGTGGATAGGAGGCAACTATTTatgacacaaaaaaaaaaaacaaaaaaaaaaaatcacttggGGAGCTCATCAATTTGTTATGACAATACTTTAGCTAGGGCAAGTCATACATAGGCTCAACAGTCAACACATTGACTTAATTTAATAGAATGGGATGGAAtggaatattttaaatatatatatatatatacacaacaaaTTTGTTTGGAGAATTAAGGGATGAATATTAACGTAAATAATTAATGTTAGAAGATTTGCACCTTGTTTAATAGTTCAAGAAATGGATGAAATCGAAAAATGTTAATATAACAAACAACAATTAATACCctcctaataaaataatatcttttGTTAAAAGGAAAAGTTTGAACTTCTTGAAAATTATTAAGTCTAATGTAATTGTAAATGCACAAAAAATACTGTTTCAGATCTATTTTCATTCtacaatttttctcaatttaatGTGCGTAGTGACTTGAATGGCATGCTTTTGGTTGTCGGGTCGGGTCGGGTATGGCAAACAAGTATAGTCTGTCGAATGGTTGGGGGTCTCTGGTGTGGTTTTTAATTTGTGCTTGCTATTTATTTCTTGGTGTTGGTTTGCTGTGGCTTCTTGGGTCATCCCTTTGCTTGTTTCCGTCCTTGGCTTCATCTTTTTTTGGctcttcttttaatttaaataaatattctcactcgttatttaaaagaaaaaaaaaaggaattctCTCTCAAGCAAAACTTAAGAATTGTTTAATTGtatacaaatattaattaattaaaaaaatgcacGCGATACTCTTAAACTTTAGGATAATTGCAAGTGATATTCATGTCATTTGAGAAAATACATTGATTATCTTCTATCTTTTATGCTACGGTGCAATTTCCCCCCCATCATTGGTATACCAGTGTTAGATTTCTTTAAATTCCCAAATTAcccttctctcttcctctttctttcattGCAATcctctttattttggttttctaaTGAAAAATCCTATCTTCGATaactaaattgaaaaattgttgtCGATAATTGCAATGAGTTAAATTCTTAATCTCTAAACAATAAGCTAGTCATTGACAATCTTAACGACATAGGACGACAAAGTTGGTGAGGTTATGGCTATCTCTATCAAACCTACCTTTAACatctcatttttcttatctCTTTCTAGTTTGTTTAAGATTTGGTGAATCTGTCCTCAAgcctttattttcttcattttttttttgatttgtttaagaaataagataaaataaataaagttcaatcaaaccttaattttcttttctccatcaTGAAGCAATAATGGTTATCATAGccaaatctctttctctcttcctctcttccaCTTTATGTATTTTCAATCATTTAGTTTCATGATTGAAACTTAGATCTAGGTTCCAAACTTTCAATCAAGGTTTCAATCCTTAATTGCAAGCCAAATGAAGGTTCCCATTTAGAGATGACTTTTTATGTGAACTATATCGGGGTTCTAGATCTAGTGCAGTActcttaatttttaagaaaattgaaaaaaaaaaaaaagatgatgatttttttgAAAGATATAACTAGAGggaattttggtaatttggatttTCATCTCAAGAGTGTTTCAGCAATTATAAGAATTAGGGTATTAATGTagtttctcaaaatatttttggggcTCTAGTGTGTAATTATTGAGGgttctaatttaatttctaaaaaaatttaaggctCAAGTGAAAACTTAAGTTGCACCAAGGTGTAATGTATCAAAAGCTAAGGATTGAGATGAAAGGGGTcaaatggaaagaaagaaaaatggaagggcaaagtgtaatttttgggctaagtgcaattattaaaAAACTCTAATTCCCCGTGCCCTTACACACCTAGAGAAC
This genomic stretch from Diospyros lotus cultivar Yz01 chromosome 1, ASM1463336v1, whole genome shotgun sequence harbors:
- the LOC127811833 gene encoding U-box domain-containing protein 13-like isoform X1 encodes the protein MEDEKGALVQKLIDTVDEISAISDYRSTVKKQYCNLARRVKLLTPMFEEIRDSKEPVPEECFKGLRSLKEALESARDLLRFGSEGSKIYLVLERDQIMDRFGEVTARLEQVLGAISYEKLDISDEVKEQVELVVGQFRRAKGRVDAPNVELYEDLLSLYDKSNDTLADPTVIRRVAGKLQLMGIADLTQESIALHEMVSASGGDPGESIEKMSMLLKKIKDFVQTENPNLDSPAQEKSKCSGQASADGTQKLPVIPDDFRCPISLELMRDPVIVSTGQTYERSCIEKWLEAGHGTCPKTQQTLTSTALTPNYVLRSLIAQWCEANGIEPPKRPNSRPNKTLSACSPAERTKIETLLRKLTSNSPEDQRSAAGEIRLLAKRNADNRVAIAEAGAIPLLVGLLSTPDSRTQEHAVTALLNLSICEDNKGSIIFSGAVPGIVHVLKKGSMEARENAAAALFSLSVVDENKVTIGGSGAIPPLVTLLSEGTQRGKKDAATALFNLCIYQGNKGKAVRAGIVPTLMRLLTEPQGGMVDEALAILAILSSHPEGKAAIGAAEALPVLVEVIRNGSARNKENAAAVLVHLCSGDQQYMIEAQELGVMGPLVDLSQNGTERAKRKAAQLLERMNRFVEQQKLAQAQAEAQNQQSRPPASANAVDS
- the LOC127811833 gene encoding U-box domain-containing protein 13-like isoform X2 — encoded protein: MDVETLISSYLDYSCELHTHWHSCQYHTVPAVTWQYVSNWSQNGTKYAWHRSNPDTGRMGQFRLVLERDQIMDRFGEVTARLEQVLGAISYEKLDISDEVKEQVELVVGQFRRAKGRVDAPNVELYEDLLSLYDKSNDTLADPTVIRRVAGKLQLMGIADLTQESIALHEMVSASGGDPGESIEKMSMLLKKIKDFVQTENPNLDSPAQEKSKCSGQASADGTQKLPVIPDDFRCPISLELMRDPVIVSTGQTYERSCIEKWLEAGHGTCPKTQQTLTSTALTPNYVLRSLIAQWCEANGIEPPKRPNSRPNKTLSACSPAERTKIETLLRKLTSNSPEDQRSAAGEIRLLAKRNADNRVAIAEAGAIPLLVGLLSTPDSRTQEHAVTALLNLSICEDNKGSIIFSGAVPGIVHVLKKGSMEARENAAAALFSLSVVDENKVTIGGSGAIPPLVTLLSEGTQRGKKDAATALFNLCIYQGNKGKAVRAGIVPTLMRLLTEPQGGMVDEALAILAILSSHPEGKAAIGAAEALPVLVEVIRNGSARNKENAAAVLVHLCSGDQQYMIEAQELGVMGPLVDLSQNGTERAKRKAAQLLERMNRFVEQQKLAQAQAEAQNQQSRPPASANAVDS